One genomic window of Equus caballus isolate H_3958 breed thoroughbred chromosome 6, TB-T2T, whole genome shotgun sequence includes the following:
- the BAZ2A gene encoding bromodomain adjacent to zinc finger domain protein 2A isoform X11, whose translation MEANDHFNFTGLPPAPAASGLKPSPSSGEGLYTNGSPMNFPQQGKSLNGDVNVNGLSTVSHTTTSGILNSAPHSSSTSHLHHPNVAYDCLWNYSQYPSANPGSNLKDPPLLSQFSGGQYPLNGILGGSRQPSSPSHNTNLRAGSQEFWANGTQSPMGLNFDSQELYDSFPDQNFEEVGSSIHPDEAAEKELSSVVAENGTGLVGSLELEEEQPEPSGWCFCGSSTSSRVGVQIISSSCRAAGLERAELKMCGYNGSVPSVESLHQEVSVLVPDPTVSCLDDPSHLPDQLEDTPILSEVSLEPFNTLAPEPVSGGLYGIDDTELMGAEDKLPLEDSPVISALDCPSLNNATAFSLLADDSQTSASIFASPASPPVLGESVLQDNSFDLNNGSDAEQEEMETQASDFPPPLAQPVPDQSSTIQLHPATAPAVSPTASPAISLAVSPAASPEISPEVSPAVSPAASPELSPAVSPAAFPTVSPTSSAALPPVSSEVSLTASPVTSPKVSPAASPAAVFPVASPGNKDVSSFPETTADLEEITGEGVTASGSGDVLRRRIATPEEVRLPLQHGWRREVRIKKGSHRWQGETWYYGPCGKRMKQFPEVIKYLSRNVVHNVRREHFSFSPRMPVGDFFEERDTPEGLQWVQLSAEEIPSRIQAITGKRGRPRNTEKAKTKEVPKVKRGRGRPPKVKITELLNKTDNRLLKKLEAQETLNEEDKAKMSKIKKKVKQKVQRGECQTAGQGQARNKRKQETKSLKQKEAKKKSKAEKEKVKTKQEKLKEKVKREKKEKVKMKEKEEVTKTKAACKADKTLTSQRRLEERQRQQMILEEMKKPTEDMCLTDHQPLPNFSRIPGLILPSGAFSDCLTIVEFLHSFGKVLGFDPAKDVPSLGVLQEGLLCQGDSLGEVQDLLVRLLKAALYDPGLPSYCQSLKILGEKVSEIPLTRDNVSEILRCFLMAYGVEPALCDSLRTQPFQAQPPQQKAAVLAFLVHELNGSTLIINEIDKTLESMSSYRKNKWIVEGRLRRLKTALAKRTGRPEVEMQGPEEGLGRRRSSRIMEETSGMEEEEEEEITAVVHGRRGRRDGEVDATASSIPELERQIEKLSKRQLFFRKKLLHSSQMLRAVSLGQDRYRRRYWVLPYLAGIFVEGTEGSLVPEDVIKQEADSLKVAGHTAPSPAPCSLKRELAGSSTSTSSPARARGRPRKTKPGSMHPRHLKSPFRGQESEQPQAQLQPETQPHPQLQAHAQPQPQPQPQLQSHPQSHNGFLEPEGSPLSLGQSQHDLSQSAFLSWLSQTQSHGSLLSSSVLTPDSSPGKLDSTPSQPLEEPEPDEAESSPDSQAPWFNFSAQIPCNAAPTPPPAVSEDQPTPSLQLPASSKPANRPSAANPCSPVQLFSTPLPGVAPKRRAGDPGETPQSPAGLRQPKRRGRPPSKFFKQMEQRYLTQLTAQPVPAEMCSGWWWIQDPETLDATLKALHPRGIREKALHKHLNKHRDFLQEVCLRPSTDPIFEPSQLPPFQEGILSWSPKEKTYETDLAVLQWVEELEQRVILSDLQIRGWTCPSPDSTREDLAYCEHLPDSQEDITWRGRGREGLAPVRKTTNPLDLAVMRLAALEQNVERRYLREPLWPAHEVVLEKALLSSPSSAPQCATTEISYEITPRIRAWRQTLERCRSAAQVCLCLGQLERSIAWEKSVNKVTCLVCRKGDNDEFLLLCDGCDRGCHIYCHRPKMEAVPEGDWFCAVCLAQVEGEFTQKPRFPKRGQKRKSSYVLNFPEGDGRRRRVLSRGRESPAVPRYSEEGLSPSKRRRLSMRNHHSDLTFCEIILMEMESHDAAWPFLEPVNPRLVSGYRRIIKNPMDFSTMRERLLRGGYTSSEEFAADALLVFDNCQTFNEDDSEVGKAGHIMRRFFESRWEEFYQGKQANL comes from the exons ATGGAGGCAAACGACCATTTTAACTTTACTGGCCTTCCCCCTGCACCTGCTGCCTCAGGACTGAAACCCTCTCCCTCCTCAGGGGAGGGCCTCTACACTAACGGGTCTCCCATGAACTTCCCCCAGCAAGGGAAAA gTTTGAATGGGGATGTGAATGTTAATGGCTTATCTACTGTATCTCACACTACTACTTCAGGGATTTTGAACTCTGctccccactcctccagcacCTCACACCTCCATCACCCCAACGTGGCCTACGACTGTCTCTGGAACTACTCACAGTACCCATCTGCCAATCCTGGCAGCAACCTCAAGGACCCACCCCTTCTCTCCCAGTTCTCTGGGGGACAATACCCACTCAACGGCATCCTTGGGGGCAGCCGGCAACCTTCATCCCCAAGTCACAACACTAACCTTCGGGCTGGGAGCCAGGAATTCTGGGCCAACGGCACCCAGAGTCCCATGGGGCTTAACTTCGACTCACAGGAACTGTATGATTCCTTTCCTGACCAGAATTTTGAG GAGGTAGGCAGTAGTATCCATCCTGATGAGGCGGCAGAAAAGGAGCTGTCTTCAGTTGTGGCAGAGAATGGCACTGGCTTGGTAGGCAgcctggagctggaggaagagcagCCAG AGCCAAGTGGCTGGTGTTTTTGTGGCAGCAGCACCAGCTCGCGAGTGGGAGTGCAAATTATTTCAAGCTCATGCAGAGCTGCTGGCCTGGAGAGGGCAG AACTGAAGATGTGTGGCTACAATGGCTCCGTCCCTTCTGTGGAATCATTACACCAAGAGGTCTCAGTCTTGGTCCCTGACCCCACAGTGAGCTGCTTAGATGATCCTTCACATCTTCCTGATCAACTGGAAGACACTCCAATCCTCAGTGAAGTCTCTCTGGAGCCCTTCAACACTCTGGCACCAG AGCCAGTGAGTGGAGGACTCTATGGTATAGATGACACGGAGCTGATGGGTGCAGAGGACAAGCTGCCTCTTGAGGACAGCCCTGTGATTTCTGCCCTTGACTGCCCTTCCCTCAATAACGCCACTGCCTTCAGTCTCCTGGCAGATGACAGTCAAACTTCAGCCTCTATTTTTGCCAGCCCTGCttctccacctgtccttggggaATCTGTCCTGCAGG ATAACAGCTTTGACCTGAATAATGGTAGTGATGCAgaacaggaagaaatggagactcAGGCTTCAGACTTCCCACCACCTCTGGCCCAACCAGTCCCTGACCAGTCATCCACTATTCAGCTACATCCAGCAACCGCACCAGCAGTCTCACCAACAGCCTCCCCAGCAATCTCCCTGGCAGTTTCTCCAGCAGCCTCCCCTGAAATCTCTCCAGAGGTCTCCCCAGCAGTTTCTCCAGCAGCCTCTCCAGAACTCTCCCCAGCCGTCTCCCCAGCAGCCTTCCCTACAGTCTCTCCAACTTCCTCGGCAGCCCTCCCACCAGTATCCTCGGAAGTCTCCTTGACAGCCTCCCCGGTGACCTCCCCAAAAGTGTCCCCTGCAGCTTCCCCAGCAGCTGTCTTCCCAGTAGCCTCCCCAGGAAATAAGGATGTCAGCAGCTTTCCTGAAACCACTGCTGACCTGGAAGAGATCACCGGCGAAGGAGTCACTGCTTCTGGCAGTG GTGATGTCCTGAGGAGACGTATTGCTACCCCTGAAGAAGTTCGTCTTCCCCTCCAACATGG gtggcgGAGAGAGGTGCGCATCAAGAAGGGCAGCCACCGCTGGCAGGGAGAGACCTGGTATTACGGCCCCTGTGGGAAGAGGATGAAACAGTTCCCGGAAGTGATCAAG TACCTGAGCCGCAACGTGGTACACAATGTCCGCCGTGAGCACTTCAGCTTCAGTCCCCGTATGCCTGTTGGAGATTTCTTTGAAGAGAGAGACACACCAGAG GGCTTGCAGTGGGTACAGCTCTCAGCAGAGGAGATCCCATCCAGGATTCAGGCAATTACTGGGAAACGGGGCCGACCTCGAAACACTGAGAAGGCCAAGACCAAGGAAGTCCCCAAGGTGAAACGGGGCCGAGGTCGGCCACCCAAGGTCAAAATCACTGAGCTGTTGAATAAGACAGACAACCGCCTCCTAAAGAAATTGGAGGCCCAAG AAACGCTGAATGAGGAGGATAAAGCAAAGATGAGTAAAATCAAGAAGAAGGTGAAGCAGAAGGTACAGCGGGGAGAGTGTCAGACTGCTGGCCAAGGGCAG GCCAGAAACAAGCGGAAACAAGAGACCAAGAGCTTAAAGCAGAAGGAAGCTAAGAAGAAATCCAAG GCTGAGAAGGAGAAGGTaaagacaaagcaggaaaaactgaaagaaaaagtcaagagggagaagaaggagaaggtaaaaatgaaggaaaaggaggaggtgaCCAAAACCAAGGCAGCCTGTAAAGCAGATAAAACCCTGACCTCGCAGAGGCGCTTGGAGGAGCGGCAGAGACAGCAGATGATCTTGGAAGAGATGAAGAAGCCCACAGAGGATATGTGTCTGACTGACCACCAG CCCCTGCCCAACTTCTCACGCATCCCTGGTCTCATCCTGCCTAGTGGGGCCTTCTCAGACTGCTTGACCATTGTGGAGTTTCTGCACAGCTTTGGCAAGGTGCTGGGCTTTGACCCTGCCAAAGATGTACCTAGCCTGGGGGTCCTGCAGGAGGGACTTCTGTGTCAAGGCGACAGCTTGGGCGAGGTGCAAGATCTGCTTGTGCGGCTGCTGAAGGCTGCCCTCTACGACCCTGGCTTGCCCTCCTACTGTCAG TCCTTAAAGATCTTGGGGGAGAAGGTATCTGAGATCCCACTGACAAGAGACAACGTGTCTGAGATCCTGCGCTGCTTCCTCATGGCATATGGAGTGGAGCCAGCCCTCTGTGACAGCCTGCGCACCCAGCCTTTTCAGGCCCAGCCACCCCAACAGAAGGCTGCTGTCCTGGCCTTCCTGGTGCATGAGCTCAACGGCTCCACCCTCATCATCAa TGAGATTGACAAGACTCTGGAGAGTATGTCCAGCTACAGGAAAAACAAGTGGATTGTTGAAGGCCGGCTCCGGAG ACTGAAAACTGCTCTGGCCAAGCGAACTGGGCGGCCTGAGGTAGAGATGCAAGGGCCAGAGGAAGGCCTGGGGCGGAGGCGCAGTTCTCGGATCATGGAGGAGACCAGTGGcatggaagaggaggaagaggaggagattaCAGCAGTTGTCCATGGCCGTAGGGGTCGAAGAGATGGAGAG GTTGATGCCACAGCATCTAGCATCCCAGAGCTAGAGCGCCAGATAGAAAAACTCAGCAAG CGTCAGCTTTTCTTTCGCAAAAAGCTGCTTCACTCATCCCAGATGCTTCGGGCAGTCTCCTTGGGTCAGGACCGCTACAGACGCCGCTACTGGGTGTTGCCCTATTTGGCTGGTATCTTTGTGGAAGGAACAGAGGGGAGCTTAG TTCCTGAGGATGTGATAAAGCAGGAAGCTGACTCCTTGAAAGTAGCAGGCCATACAGCACCCAGCCCAGCTCCCTGCTCTCTGAAGAGGGAATTAGctggctccagcacctccaccagTTCTCCTGCCCGGGCCCGAGGCCGACCTCGAAAAACTAAGCCTGGGTCTATGCATCCTAGGCACCTTAAATCCCCTTTTAGGGGTCAGGAGTCAGAACAGCCCCAAGCCCAGCTTCAGCCTGAGACTCAGCCCCATCCTCAGCTTCAGGCTCAtgcccagcctcagccccagccccagccccagcttcaGTCCCATCCTCAGTCCCATAATGGGTTCCTGGAGCCAGAAGGCTCCCCTTTGTCTCTGGGTCAGAGCCAGCATGACCTCAGCCAGTCAGCCTTCCTGTCTTGGCTAAGCCAGACTCAGAGCCATGGCTCCCTGTTGAGCAGCTCAGTCCTCACTCCTGATAGCAGCCCTGGAAAACTGGACTCGACCCCATCACAGCCCCTAGAGGAGCCAGAGCCTGATGAGGCGGAATCCAGCCCTGATTCTCAAGCTCCCTGGTTTAACTTCTCAGCTCAGATACCCTGCAACGCTGCCCCTACGCCACCCCCTGCAGTTTCTGAGGACCAGCCTACTCCCTCCCTCCAGCTACCTGCCTCCTCCAAGCCA GCGAACAGACCCAGTGCTGCCAACCCCTGTTCTCCAGTGCAGCTCTTTTCCACCCCTTTGCCTGGGGTGGCCCCTAAGAGGCGAGCAGGAGACCCTGGAGAAACACCACAAAGTCCCGCAGGGCTGCGACAGCCAAAACGGAGAGGGAGACCCCCCAGTAAGTTCTTCAAACAGATGGAGCAGCGTTACCTAACCCAGCTGACAGCCCAGCCTGTCCCTGCTG AGATGTGCTCAGGCTGGTGGTGGATCCAAGATCCTGAGACATTGGATGCCACACTCAAGGCCCTGCACCCCCGAGGCATCCGGGAGAAGGCACTTCACAAACACCTAAACAAGCACAGGGACTTCTTACAGGAAGTCTGCCTTCGGCCCTCAACTG ACCCCATTTTTGAGCCCAGTCAGCTACCTCCCTTTCAAGAAGGGATTTTAAGCTGGTCTCCCAAAGAGAAGACATATGAGACAGACCTGGCTGTGCTTCAGTGGGTAGAGGAGCTGGAACAGCGGGTTATCCTGTCTGATCTGCAGATTCGG GGCTGGACATGTCCTAGCCCAGACTCTACTCGTGAAGACTTGGCCTACTGTGAGCATCTGCCCGACTCCCAGGAGGACATCACCTGGAGAGGTCGAGGCAGGGAAGGTCTGGCACCCGTGCGTAAAACTACCAACCCTCTGGACCTGGCTGTGATGCGACTGGCTGCCCTGGAGCAGAATGTGGAGCGACGGTATCTACGGGAGCCCCTCTGGCCAGCTCACGAGGTTGTGCTGGAGAAGGCCCTGCTCAGCTCCCCCAGTAGTGCCCCGCAGTGCGCCACTACAGAGAT ATCATATGAGATCACCCCTCGCATTCGGGCCTGGCGCCAGACACTCGAGCGGTGCCGCAGTGCAGCCCAGGTGTGTTTGTGCCTGGGCCAGCTGGAGAGGTCCATTGCCTGGGAGAAGTCCGTCAACAAAGTG ACCTGTCTAGTCTGCCGGAAGGGTGACAACGATGAGTTTCTTCTGCTTTGTGATGGATGTGACCGTGGCTGCCACATTTACTGCCATCGGCCCAAGATGGAGGCTGTCCCAGAAGGAGACTGGTTCTGTGCTGTCTGTTTGGCCCAG GTAGAGGGAGAATTCACTCAGAAGCCTCGTTTCCCAAAACGAGGCCAGAAGCGGAAAAGTAGTTATGTGCTGAACTTCCCAGAGGGTGATGGCCGCCGACGCCGGGTACTGTCAAGGGGCCGAGAAAGCCCAGCAGTGCCTCGGTACTCCGAAGAAGGGCTGTCCCCCTCGAAGCGGCGGCGACTCTCCATGCGGAACCACCACAGTGATCTCACATTTTGCGA GATTATCTTGATGGAGATGGAGTCCCATGATGCAGCCTGGCCCTTCCTGGAGCCTGTGAACCCACGTTTGGTGAGTGGGTACCGGCGCATCATCAAAAACCCTATGGATTTTTCCACCATGCGGGAGCGGCTGCTCCGGGGAGG GTACACCAGCTCAGAGGAGTTTGCGGCTGACGCACTCCTGGTCTTTGACAACTGCCAGACCTTCAACGAGGATGACTCTGAAGTGGGCAAGGCTGGGCACATCATGCGCCGCTTCTTCGAGAGCCGCTGGGAGGAGTTTTATCAGGGAAAACAGGCCAATCTATGA